The Quercus robur chromosome 3, dhQueRobu3.1, whole genome shotgun sequence DNA segment AGCCGGCTTTAAGAACGCCACAAAGCAGGCTGACGATCTGTGCATACAGCTCCGCCAATCTGAGGAGAAACTCATGGCGGAGCAGCAGGCGGTTTCAACGCTCAAGGCTGAGCTTGCAAGAACTAAGGAGGAGGCCCGCTTGGCCAGGGAGGCTGCCGAGAAGACTGTGACGGCCTCATATGATCGTGGAGTCCATGATACTGAGGTCAGGCTGGCCGAGGAAGTGGCCACCGTTTGCAGGGAATACATCACCACGTCCTGGGGTGTAGCCCTAGATCGCGCAGCTGTCCCGGCAGACTCCGATCTCAGGAaggctgagaacatctttttcctGGAGGACATACGTGAGATTCCTGACGAAGTTGCCTCCGCAGAGCCTCTTCCAACGGACTCCTCCATTCCCGAGGCTAGGGGTACGAAGCAGGCCGCGCAGGGCAAGTTACCCGAGGACAGCCTTTGTATTAGCGAGATCGTTGCACAGGCCAAGGAGGTTGCCTCGGGGACCCAAGCAGCAGATGATCAGCTCGCTCCTGCTCAGGGCTCTTAGGAAAGTAGTgtagtattttatttgtcttatcttttgtattttgttttgttttgccttGTTAGTGTTTGTAAACAGAACCGCTTTTGGATTTTAATGATAAAGGTTATTTCCCTTCAAATATcattgttttcttctcttttattttcatcatgaACAGATGTCTATTCCATCACTAACTGTTGAGAACCAAGCGTAAGCGAATGAATACGTGAAAAGAACGATAGTTAATAATTAGGCGAAATGGCTGCAAACCTAATTTTCCCcaattaatttcccccaagtctgtagccgagaagccatgcaggacttgggttctatttaacacttagtgagaattatatcgcggttaatttccctcaagtctgtggccgagaagccatgcaggacttgggttctgtttaacattcaGTGAGAATCGTATCGCGGTTAATTTCTCCCAAGTCTGTggccgagaagccatgcaggacttgggttctgtttaacacttagtgcgAATCGtatcgcggttaatttcccccaagtctgtagccgaggagccatgcaggactcgggttctgtttaacacatAGTGAGAATCGtatcgtggttaatttcccccaagtctgtggccgaggagccatgtaggacttgggttctatttaacacttagtggGAATCGtatcgcggttaatttcccccaagtctgtggccgagaagccgtgcaggacttgggttctgtttaacacttaaatcAAGTAACTGCACAGTAATATGGTATCAAAGGTTAtatctttcattaataacagtaccttttcaggttgtttacattccaagggcgtggTACTACACGTTcatccaagtcttccaaaaagtagGCTCCTATGCCGGCTACGGAAGTGATACGATACGGTCCCTCCCAGTTTGGTCCGAGCTTTCCCCATACGGGGTTCCTCGCAGTGCCCAAGACCTTCCTCGGTACTAGATCCCCAAGCGCCAATGGTCTggacttcaccttggcgtcgtaaccttgcttgagcttcTGCTGATAGTTAGCTAGGTGGACCATTGCGCCTTCCCTTCTTTCGTCGATGAGGTCCAAGCTCTTTTCCAGAAGTTTGTCATTGGTAGCAGGGCAGAAGGTGGTAGTCCTCTGGGTTGGGAAGTTCACCTCCAGTGGGATGacagcctcggccccataggtcatTGAAAAAGGGGTTTCCCTTGTGGACCTCCGAGGCGTGGTACGGTATATCCACAAGACATGGGCTAGCTCCTCAACCCATCTTCCTTTTGCGTCATCTAGTCTCTTTTTCAGTCCGTTCATTATGGTTTTATTGACGGCTTCTGCTTGTCCATTACTCTGGGGGTATGCTGGCGTGGAGTACCGGTTAACAATTCCTAGCTCACTGCAGTACCTTCTGAAGGCTTTGCTGTCAAACTGGAGCCCGTTGTCCGACACCAGGGTGTGTGGATTGCCGAACctagtgacaatatttttccaaagaaacttcttgacatcaacgtccctaatgtttgccagcgcctcagcctccacccatttggtgaagtagtcggtgccgacgagaagaaatttTCTGTTCCCTGTTGCCTTGGGGAATGGACCAAGTATATCTAGGCCCCATTGCGCAAATGGCCAGGGACTGGACAATGGGTTCAGCTCTCCACCAGGTTGGTGTATGTTCGGTGCGAATCTCtggcattggtcgcacttcttcacatactccAGGGCTTctttatgcatgctcggccaccaataACCCAGCGTTAAGGCTCTGTGAGACAAAGACCTCCCCCCCGTGTGACTTCCGCAAATTCCTTCGTGTAACTCTTCTAGGATGTGTTCAGTAGCCTCGGGGTGCACACACAGTAAATACAGCCCCGAGAACGAGCGTCTGTAAAGCTTGGAGTCCTCCGACAACCAGAATCGAGTAGCTTTTCTCCTGATTTTGTCAGCCTCAACCTTATCATCTGGCAAGGTGTCGTGCTTTAAGTACAGCACgatagggtccatccagctcggTCCTGTCCTGATGTTATGTATTCCAATCCCATTGGCCTTCTCTTTTAATGGACGGAGGAGCTCTTCTACCAGGATGACTCGAGGtaggggctgagccgaggaggtagCCAACGTCGTGAGAGAATCAGCATGAGTGTTCCCACTTCTGGGTACGTGCGTCAAGCGGAAGTGATGAAAATGGGTCTGTAGGTGCTTAACCCGaaccagatactcttgcattctttcgtCCTTTGCCTCCATGTCTCCATTTACCTGTCCCACAATAAGTCTTGAATCCAAGAACATGTCCACGGATTTCCCCCCCATTTTCTGGATCATCCCCATTCCTTCCAATAGcgcctcatattcggcttcgttattcgtggctGAAAAACCGAGTCTCAATGACTTCTCTATTGTTATCCCTTCAGGTGAGAGCAGGACAAGTCCCAACCCTGAGCCCCTTTGATTCGCTACGCCATCAATGTATGCTTTCCACCAAGTGTGTCCACGCGGAGAAACTGTGTTGATCACCTTCTCATCAGCCCCTAGTAATACCGATACCTCTTTTCCTTCTAGTGTGGGCTCCGCAAATTCTGCCATTAGGTTGGCGAGGACCTGGCCTTTTACagcggtgcgaggcatgtatctaatgtcgaaggcgcccAGAATCGTTCCCCACTTTGCAATTCTGCTTGTGTAATCGGCACTGCGCAGGATGGACTTTAAGGGGAGCTGAGTTAACACTACTACAGTGTGTGCTTGAAAGTAGTGGGGAAGCTTTCGTGTGGCCTGTACGATAGCCAAGATTGCCTTTTCGAGGGGAAGATAACGGGTTTCTGCCTCCTGCAGTGATTTGCTAACGTAATAGACTGGCCGCTGTGTGCCGTTGTCTTCTTGGATTAGCACCAAGCTTACTGCATGTGGGGCTGctgcgatgtaggcaaacaaaaCTTCGTCAGCATCGGGATTGGACATAATTGGTGGTTGGGCGAGGTATTCCTTTAGCTGTTGGAAAGCTATAGCGCACTCCTTATTccactcaaatcctttccacttgtGTAATAGGAGAAAAAATGGCCTGAATCTGTCTGCTGAGCGcgagatgaaacggtttaagGCAGCTATCATACCggtaagcttttggacctctttAGGGTTCTGAGGAGGCTGCAAGCTATGGATggctcttatttggtcagggttaacctctATGCCTCTGTGAGTCACCATATAACCCAAGAATTTCCCTGATCCCActccaaatgaacatttggCTGCGTTCAGTCGTAGCTTGTAATTTCTCAGTATTTGAAAAACGTTGCCGAGGTCTTCAATGTGGTCAGGAACCAACTTGCTTTTaaccaccatgtcgtctatgtaCACTTCAACGCTTTTACCCATCTGctgttcaaacatcctggtcatcatcctttgataggttgacccggcattcttcaggccgaagggcatcaccttatagtgataattCCCAACTAGGGTGACAAAAGCaatcttctcctggtcttcggCAGCAAAGGGTATCTGGTGGTAACCCTGAAAGGCGTCTAGAAAACTCATTCTACGGTGTCCGACAGTTGAATCTACCAACCGGTCTATCCGGGGCATAGGTAAGGGATCCtttgggcaagccttgtttaggtctgtgaagtctacgcagacccgccatttcccgctcttcttctttaccactacCGTGTTGGCTAACCATTCGGGATagaagacctctttgatagcccctgctttcttcaatcttgcGACCTCTTCCCTTACGGCGTCGGTATGTTCTTTCGACGGTCGTCGAGGAGCCTGCCTCTTAGGTGTTATAGTCGGGTTCACATTAAGGTGGTGGCAGATGAAATCTGGGTCGACCCCGGGGGCCTCATAGGGGTCCCAAGCAAACATATCTACATTCTGTCGGAGAAAAGCAATCAGTGCTGACTTCTCTTGGGGCGGTAGTTCCGAACCAATTTGAAAAAATCTCTCAGGGTCAGATCCGACAAGTACTTTCTCCGATTCCTCACAGTTCACCTCCATGGCCGGTCCTCCACTGCCCGCAGTTGGGACCGCAGTCattaattgcta contains these protein-coding regions:
- the LOC126719654 gene encoding uncharacterized protein LOC126719654, translating into MTAVPTAGSGGPAMEVNCEESEKVLVGSDPERFFQIGSELPPQEKSALIAFLRQNVDMFAWDPYEAPGVDPDFICHHLNVNPTITPKRQAPRRPSKEHTDAVREEVARLKKAGAIKEVFYPEWMFEQQMGKSVEVYIDDMVVKSKLVPDHIEDLGNVFQILRNYKLRLNAAKCSFGVGSGKFLGYMVTHRGIEVNPDQIRAIHSLQPPQNPKEVQKLTGMIAALNRFISRSADRFRPFFLLLHKWKGFEWNKECAIAFQQLKEYLAQPPIMSNPDADEVLFAYIAAAPHAVSLVLIQEDNGTQRPVYYVSKSLQEAETRYLPLEKAILAIVQATRKLPHYFQAHTVVVLTQLPLKSILRSADYTSRIAKWGTILGAFDIRYMPRTAVKGQVLANLMAEFAEPTLEGKEVSVLLGADEKVINTVSPRGHTWWKAYIDGVANQRGSGLGLVLLSPEGITIEKSLRLGFSATNNEAEYEALLEGMGMIQKMGGKSVDMFLDSRLIVGQVNGDMEAKDERMQEYLVRVKHLQTHFHHFRLTHVPRSGNTHADSLTTLATSSAQPLPRVILVEELLRPLKEKANGIGIHNIRTGPSWMDPIVLYLKHDTLPDDKVEADKIRRKATRFWLSEDSKLYRRSFSGLFGNPHTLVSDNGLQFDSKAFRRYCSELGIVNRYSTPAYPQSNGQAEAVNKTIMNGLKKRLDDAKGRWVEELAHVLWIYRTTPRRSTRETPFSMTYGAEAVIPLEVNFPTQRTTTFCPATNDKLLEKSLDLIDERREGAMVHLANYQQKLKQGYDAKVKSRPLALGDLVPRKVLGTARNPVWGKLGPNWEGPYRITSVAGIGAYFLEDLDERVVPRPWNLVME